The following proteins come from a genomic window of Dreissena polymorpha isolate Duluth1 chromosome 1, UMN_Dpol_1.0, whole genome shotgun sequence:
- the LOC127849457 gene encoding uncharacterized protein LOC127849457, with translation MCQVDTNEVGVTMNPSKKHEVQFISVNDGRLVKGRRLKLPRTCNGIACHQNDLYITSDTALCKYTMSGQMVSTLYEDASANGAVLKCAVSTSGEKIFVTHNVQHMLLTLASDGSLLSTFTDPKLLWPRAVHVTAAGQVFVCGCMSNTIVQVCRDRRQKLATLPTGGDGVSYPASVYYNRKTSSIIVGRGNNNKILVLNVVLV, from the exons ATGTGTCAAGTTGACACCAACGAGGTTGGGGTTACCATGAATCCTAGCAAAAagcatgaggtccagtttatctcGGTAAACGATGGAAGACTCGTTAAAGGCCGTAGGCTCAAGTTACCTCGAACATGTAACGGCATAGCCTGTCATCAGAACGACCTCTATATAACGTCCGATACTGCATTGTGCAAGTACACAATGAGTGGCCAAATGGTGAGCACGTTATATGAGGACGCTTCAGCAAATGGAGCAG TATTGAAGTGCGCCGTGAGCACTTCAGGTGAAAAGATCTTCGTTACCCATAATGTACAGCACATGCTTCTCACATTGGCCAGTGATGGGTCTCTATTGTCGACATTTACTGACCCTAAATTACTTTGGCCACGTGCTGTTCATGTAACAGCGGCTGGTCAGGTGTTCGTCTGTGGGTGTATGTCCAATACTATTGTACAGGTGTGTCGCGATAGGCGGCAAAAGCTGGCTACTCTGCCTACAGGTGGGGATGGAGTTAGTTACCCAGCTTCTGTCTACTATAACAGGAAAACATCCTCCATTATTGTGGGGCGAGGGAACAATAACAAAATCCTGGTGTTGAACGTGGTTTTGGTATAA